The Primulina tabacum isolate GXHZ01 chromosome 7, ASM2559414v2, whole genome shotgun sequence genome includes a window with the following:
- the LOC142550911 gene encoding putative isoaspartyl peptidase/L-asparaginase 2 produces MGGWAIAVHGGAGVDPNLPVERQEDAKQLLARCLDRGISALRASLPAIDVVELVVRELESDPLFNSGRGSALTEKGTVEMEASIMDGCGRRCGAVSGITTVKNPISLARLVMEKSPHSYLAFSGAEEFAKQQGVEMVDNDYFITEDNVGTLKLAKEASKILFEYRIPTVGLDSCTSEAETPPLTMNGLPISVYAPETVGCVVVDTQGRCAAATSTGGLMNKMTGRIGDSPIIGAGTYACDVCGVSCTGEGEAIIRGTLAREVAALMEYKGLNLQDAVDYVITNRLDQGKAGLIAVSSNGEVACGFNAVGMFRGFATENGFMEVGIWE; encoded by the exons ATGGGTGGTTGGGCTATTGCGGTTCACGGCGGCGCTGGTGTTGATCCTAACCTCCCGGTAGAACGTCAGGAAGACGCCAAACAACTCCTCGCTCGTTGCCTCGATCGCGGAATATCCGCCCTCCGCGCTTCCCTCCCCGCCATTGACGTCGTTGAACTCGTC GTGCGAGAATTGGAAAGTGATCCTCTGTTCAATTCGGGGCGTGGATCAGCACTGACCGAGAAAGGTACGGTGGAGATGGAGGCGAGCATCATGGATGGGTGTGGCCGGCGATGCGGCGCCGTGTCAGGCATCACCACCGTGAAGAACCCAATCTCCCTGGCCCGATTGGTCATGGAGAAGTCACCCCATTCCTATCTTGCTTTTTCTGGCGCTGAAGAATTCGCCAAACAACAG GGAGTGGAAATGGTGGACAATGATTACTTTATCACGGAGGACAACGTTGGCACTCTCAAATTGGCAAAAGAAGCAAGTAAAATCCTC TTTGAATATAGGATTCCAACAGTTGGATTAGACTCCTGCACTTCGGAAGCCGAGACTCCTCCGTTGACAATGAACGGACTTCCTATCAGCGTATACGCCCCCGAGACAGTCGGATGTGTGGTGGTGGACACCCAAGGCCGGTGCGCAGCTGCCACCTCAACCGGTGGACTGATGAACAAAATGACCGGTCGAATAGGTGACTCGCCGATCATAGGCGCCGGAACCTACGCGTGCGACGTATGTGGTGTGTCATGCACCGGTGAAGGCGAGGCGATTATACGAGGGACGTTGGCTCGTGAGGTGGCGGCCCTTATGGAGTACAAGGGGCTAAACCTTCAGGACGCGGTGGATTATGTGATCACGAATCGGCTGGATCAGGGCAAGGCTGGGCTGATCGCGGTGTCGAGTAATGGGGAAGTGGCTTGTGGGTTTAATGCCGTTGGGATGTTCAGGGGATTCGCTACTGAAAATGGTTTCATGGAAGTTGGAATTTGGGAATAG